In one window of Oceanispirochaeta sp. M1 DNA:
- the fabG gene encoding 3-oxoacyl-ACP reductase FabG, producing MKKRVLVTGASKGIGRAIALAAAENGFDLAIHYNKDIKGAEETAALAAELGASSSILGFDISDRDKCEKILTEDMDKLGTYYGVVCNAGVSSDNAFPSITSEDWDYVVHTNLDGFYNVLHPLVMPMVRAKKGGRIITLSSVSGIIGNRGQVNYSASKAGIIGATKALAVELGKRKITVNCIAPGVIESDMTKDIPWDHISSSVPLRRMGKPEEVGSLAAFLLSDGASYISRQVISVNGGMI from the coding sequence ATGAAGAAAAGAGTTTTGGTAACAGGGGCCAGTAAGGGAATCGGTCGGGCAATTGCTCTGGCTGCAGCCGAGAATGGATTTGATCTGGCTATTCATTACAATAAGGATATCAAGGGTGCGGAAGAGACAGCTGCTCTTGCAGCTGAACTGGGTGCATCCAGCTCCATACTGGGCTTTGATATATCAGACAGAGATAAATGTGAAAAAATCCTCACAGAGGATATGGATAAACTGGGTACATATTATGGTGTTGTCTGCAATGCCGGAGTCAGCTCTGATAACGCCTTCCCTTCTATCACATCAGAAGACTGGGATTATGTCGTTCATACTAACCTTGATGGATTTTATAATGTTCTCCATCCCCTGGTTATGCCCATGGTAAGGGCAAAGAAGGGCGGACGTATTATTACTTTATCATCAGTTTCCGGAATAATCGGAAATCGTGGACAGGTGAATTACAGTGCCTCCAAGGCGGGGATAATCGGAGCGACTAAAGCTCTTGCCGTAGAGTTGGGTAAAAGAAAAATTACGGTGAACTGTATTGCTCCCGGTGTTATTGAAAGTGATATGACCAAGGATATTCCCTGGGATCATATAAGCTCTTCTGTTCCTCTCAGACGCATGGGGAAACCAGAGGAAGTCGGCTCTCTGGCAGCTTTTCTATTATCCGATGGAGCTTCTTATATCAGCAGACAGGTCATTTCTGTGAACGGGGGAATGATATGA
- a CDS encoding beta-ketoacyl-ACP synthase — MNKRVVVTGGAAITPLGSDWDTIEAGLRAKENAVVRMSEWDRYDGLNTRLAAPADWTAPKYPRKKTRGMGRVSYMAVHATEMALEKAGLIDHPILTSGKAGISYGSSTGNVDALLDFYSMLTDDTVQGISATTYIKSMPQTCAVNIGVFFGLTGRMLTSNTACTSGSISIGLGYESIREGKQTVMLCGGAEEMGPANAAVFDTLFATSTRNDAPKTSPSPFDKDRDGLVIGEGAGTLVLEEYEHAKARGAKIYAELVGFGTNTDGVHITQPNKETMEQALHLALESGGLKADDIDYVNGHGTATQHGDIAESQATRNCFKRKIPYSSLKSYFGHTLGACGAIESWLTINMMNIGWIAPNLNLNELDSNCGELDYIQEDGREFNPEYAMCNNFAFGGINTSLIFKKWDQE, encoded by the coding sequence ATGAACAAACGTGTAGTAGTTACGGGTGGTGCAGCTATTACTCCCCTGGGGAGTGACTGGGACACTATCGAAGCCGGCTTGAGAGCTAAGGAAAATGCCGTTGTCCGTATGAGTGAATGGGACCGCTATGATGGTTTAAATACAAGGCTGGCCGCACCGGCTGACTGGACAGCACCCAAATATCCAAGAAAGAAAACCAGAGGAATGGGACGAGTTTCTTATATGGCTGTTCATGCAACTGAAATGGCTCTGGAAAAGGCAGGACTTATAGATCATCCTATTCTCACCAGCGGTAAAGCAGGAATATCATATGGTTCTTCTACGGGAAATGTGGATGCTCTTCTGGACTTTTACTCCATGCTTACGGACGATACAGTTCAGGGAATTTCAGCAACTACATATATAAAATCCATGCCTCAGACCTGTGCTGTGAATATCGGTGTGTTTTTCGGGCTTACCGGCCGGATGCTGACCTCAAATACAGCCTGTACTTCCGGCAGTATATCAATCGGATTGGGATATGAATCCATCCGTGAAGGTAAGCAGACTGTTATGCTATGCGGTGGAGCTGAAGAAATGGGTCCTGCCAATGCTGCAGTATTCGATACCCTCTTTGCCACCAGTACCAGAAATGATGCTCCTAAAACATCACCCAGTCCATTTGATAAAGACAGAGATGGTCTGGTTATAGGGGAAGGGGCAGGTACTCTAGTTCTTGAAGAGTATGAACACGCAAAAGCACGAGGGGCTAAGATATATGCAGAGCTTGTCGGTTTTGGAACTAATACTGATGGAGTTCATATTACGCAGCCTAATAAAGAGACCATGGAGCAGGCATTGCACCTTGCTCTTGAAAGCGGTGGATTGAAAGCGGATGATATTGATTATGTAAACGGCCATGGAACAGCCACTCAGCATGGAGATATTGCAGAGAGTCAGGCCACCCGGAATTGTTTTAAGAGAAAAATCCCCTATAGTAGCCTGAAAAGTTATTTTGGGCATACTCTTGGAGCCTGCGGGGCAATCGAATCCTGGCTGACTATCAATATGATGAATATTGGATGGATTGCTCCGAACCTGAATCTGAATGAGCTGGACAGCAACTGCGGGGAGCTTGATTATATACAGGAAGATGGAAGAGAATTTAATCCTGAATATGCAATGTGTAACAATTTTGCCTTCGGAGGAATAAACACCTCGCTTATCTTCAAAAAATGGGATCAGGAATAG
- a CDS encoding thioredoxin family protein — protein sequence MKKTFRISLILFFLSAFSVAAESYPPQGWSSDILEALAESEDTGKDVLLNFTGSDWCSWCLKLRDEVFETPKFKKYAEENLVLVFLDFPNGIELSDDVKKQNELMAQVFGVQGFPTLWLMDSEQVPIMKTGYQSGGVEAYIRHLEEDRPALDDATKKEYQDLIRKAVKDNLGTW from the coding sequence ATGAAGAAGACTTTCAGAATAAGCCTGATATTGTTTTTTTTATCAGCATTTTCCGTCGCCGCAGAAAGCTATCCCCCCCAGGGCTGGAGTTCAGATATTCTGGAAGCCCTTGCCGAGTCTGAAGACACCGGTAAAGACGTACTTTTGAACTTTACAGGTTCAGACTGGTGCTCCTGGTGCCTCAAGCTTCGGGATGAAGTATTTGAGACCCCTAAGTTTAAGAAATATGCTGAAGAGAATCTGGTTTTGGTATTTCTCGATTTTCCTAATGGTATTGAACTCTCTGATGATGTTAAAAAACAGAATGAGCTGATGGCTCAGGTTTTCGGTGTTCAGGGATTCCCCACTCTCTGGCTTATGGACTCAGAGCAGGTTCCTATTATGAAGACCGGCTATCAATCCGGAGGGGTAGAAGCATATATCCGTCACCTTGAAGAAGATCGTCCTGCACTTGATGATGCAACAAAGAAAGAGTATCAGGACCTTATTCGCAAGGCTGTTAAAGATAATCTGGGAACCTGGTAA
- a CDS encoding YbgC/FadM family acyl-CoA thioesterase, whose translation MEDNLSGTIQDNTHNLLKRVYYSDTDAGGVVYHSRYIEMAEHARSELIRLLGGEQRGPLQEQGIGFVVRSLNVSYNRPAFLDDTLTIKTSITKCETFTLIFDQNIYREEELLCEIKVKTGCVSLSEGKPTAMPKDWQGLIREKMLSSKSNIR comes from the coding sequence ATGGAAGATAATTTATCAGGAACAATACAGGATAATACCCACAATCTTTTAAAGAGGGTTTATTACAGCGATACAGATGCAGGCGGGGTTGTTTATCACAGCCGTTATATTGAAATGGCGGAACATGCCAGGAGTGAACTGATACGCCTGCTTGGCGGAGAGCAGCGAGGCCCCCTCCAGGAACAGGGAATAGGCTTTGTCGTCCGCTCACTGAATGTAAGCTATAACAGACCTGCATTTCTGGATGATACTCTTACTATAAAAACCAGTATTACAAAATGTGAAACATTCACCCTTATTTTTGATCAGAATATTTATAGAGAAGAAGAACTGCTCTGTGAAATAAAGGTCAAGACGGGATGTGTCTCTCTCAGTGAAGGAAAGCCCACAGCAATGCCGAAGGACTGGCAGGGATTAATCCGGGAGAAAATGCTCTCGTCCAAATCAAATATCCGCTGA
- a CDS encoding DUF4230 domain-containing protein, whose translation MTVRKKKSSPSKITLPALCLLILLLALPLSVLYLTRQKEQKRVSEIRGQLEQLGELVTVTQLYRSVFYTREKKNFIQDKSILFTAEFIVQAGVDLSEGFDLSVKGGQARLILPPGRIFLVDADDTSFRQILIKEKFSSINTGDFLPLVSEEADSIEEQAVNQGLPAAAEDKAVILMKGILRAAGVDNIQVVFRERAGI comes from the coding sequence ATGACAGTCAGAAAAAAGAAGTCTTCTCCCTCTAAAATTACTCTGCCGGCTCTTTGTCTGCTTATTCTTTTACTTGCACTGCCCCTTTCTGTCCTTTACCTGACCAGGCAGAAAGAGCAGAAAAGGGTCAGTGAAATCAGAGGGCAGCTGGAGCAGCTGGGTGAACTGGTAACGGTTACCCAGTTGTACAGATCAGTTTTTTATACCAGAGAAAAAAAGAATTTTATCCAGGATAAATCCATTCTGTTTACAGCAGAGTTTATTGTTCAGGCCGGAGTGGATCTCTCTGAAGGTTTTGACCTCTCAGTAAAGGGCGGTCAGGCACGACTTATTCTTCCGCCTGGACGTATCTTTCTGGTTGATGCGGATGATACAAGTTTCAGACAAATCTTAATCAAAGAAAAATTCTCAAGTATCAATACCGGTGACTTCCTCCCTCTTGTCTCTGAAGAGGCAGACTCTATAGAAGAGCAGGCTGTGAATCAGGGACTTCCTGCTGCTGCCGAAGATAAGGCTGTCATTCTTATGAAAGGAATTCTCAGAGCTGCAGGTGTAGACAATATTCAGGTTGTATTTCGTGAGAGGGCAGGTATATGA
- a CDS encoding DUF4230 domain-containing protein — protein MKTIRLMIILLVLSVLLTLLLLVQKGIIRFPWQPERITHVYTELIESSESSLLQTAEFRFKLIFPYDFVDEGDEVNWQFLQRQFENLPEEFPMRASEEFYFDREIPFMWKYAELYALCRECGIDPAGRGEDFIVVSTRTRAGFNFNEESIFLDTELPDGKVVLTLPGPEITAIIIEDRIAEDGGYPELEMSPSQWSRFITALTPEIAKLAVDEGILDLAEETARFLLSDLFGGAGLKLQRIDFNYETAE, from the coding sequence ATGAAGACAATCCGGCTGATGATTATTCTACTGGTACTTTCTGTACTCCTCACTCTCCTTCTTCTTGTTCAAAAGGGAATCATCCGTTTCCCCTGGCAGCCGGAACGGATCACCCATGTTTATACAGAGCTTATCGAGAGCAGTGAAAGCTCACTATTGCAGACCGCTGAGTTTCGGTTCAAGCTTATCTTTCCCTATGATTTTGTGGATGAGGGTGATGAGGTTAACTGGCAGTTTCTGCAGCGGCAGTTTGAAAATCTTCCCGAAGAGTTTCCCATGCGGGCTTCGGAGGAATTCTATTTTGACAGAGAGATTCCCTTTATGTGGAAATATGCAGAATTATATGCTCTTTGTCGGGAGTGTGGAATTGATCCGGCGGGGAGAGGAGAAGACTTCATTGTTGTCTCAACCAGGACAAGAGCCGGTTTTAATTTTAATGAAGAATCTATTTTTCTTGATACAGAGCTTCCGGATGGAAAAGTGGTTTTGACCCTGCCCGGACCCGAAATAACTGCTATAATTATTGAAGACAGAATAGCTGAAGATGGCGGATATCCCGAGCTTGAGATGTCACCCTCCCAGTGGAGCCGTTTTATCACTGCATTGACTCCTGAAATCGCTAAGCTGGCAGTGGATGAGGGTATTCTGGATCTGGCGGAAGAAACAGCACGGTTTCTTTTAAGTGATTTATTCGGAGGAGCCGGTCTTAAGCTTCAGAGGATCGATTTTAATTATGAAACAGCTGAATAA
- a CDS encoding ferredoxin-thioredoxin reductase catalytic domain-containing protein, with protein MREKTIKDVQIFLEAVTVKQDLLLNPDKDHIESIKEGLMEMYNSLGYYCCPCRESWGDKKKDRDICCPCDYCKADVEEFGQCYCGLFISESSRGKELSSIPDRRGEELYP; from the coding sequence ATGAGGGAGAAGACAATAAAGGATGTACAGATTTTTCTCGAAGCTGTCACAGTAAAGCAGGATCTTCTTCTAAATCCCGATAAGGATCATATCGAGTCAATAAAAGAGGGTCTGATGGAGATGTATAACAGCCTCGGCTATTACTGTTGTCCCTGTCGTGAATCCTGGGGAGACAAAAAAAAAGACAGGGACATCTGCTGCCCCTGTGACTACTGTAAAGCTGATGTAGAAGAGTTCGGGCAATGCTATTGCGGACTCTTCATTTCAGAAAGCAGCCGGGGAAAGGAACTGAGTTCCATCCCGGACCGTCGTGGTGAGGAGCTATATCCCTGA
- a CDS encoding glutaredoxin, with amino-acid sequence MFDNVDFSKSEGSRTDHKLTLLGLTTCSFCKKGKQFLDDNDFSYDYLFLDKIDTELKKKMKIEFTEKYDKRLSYPTLIIDDKEILTGFIRIAWEKELMEQE; translated from the coding sequence ATGTTTGATAATGTGGATTTTAGCAAAAGTGAAGGAAGCAGAACAGATCACAAACTGACGCTTCTCGGATTAACAACCTGCAGCTTCTGTAAAAAGGGAAAACAGTTTCTGGATGACAATGATTTCAGCTACGACTACCTGTTTCTGGACAAAATTGATACTGAGCTGAAAAAGAAGATGAAAATTGAGTTCACAGAAAAGTATGATAAGCGTCTCAGCTATCCTACCCTGATCATTGACGATAAAGAGATTCTTACAGGATTTATACGCATTGCCTGGGAAAAAGAACTAATGGAACAAGAGTAA
- a CDS encoding thioredoxin family protein: MKDMKNRSEFDEALASDKYVCALFTADWCPDCHVIKPIIPELEKVYGDEFDFISLERDEFLDLCQEMNVFGIPSFICYSKGEECGRFVSKDAKTREEIEEFLKKTAAS, from the coding sequence ATGAAAGATATGAAGAATAGAAGTGAATTTGACGAGGCCCTTGCCTCTGATAAATATGTGTGTGCCTTGTTTACAGCAGACTGGTGCCCCGATTGCCATGTGATCAAACCTATAATTCCTGAACTGGAGAAGGTCTATGGAGATGAATTTGACTTTATTTCCCTGGAGCGGGATGAGTTTCTTGATCTCTGCCAGGAGATGAATGTATTCGGAATCCCCAGTTTTATCTGCTACAGTAAGGGTGAGGAATGTGGCCGTTTTGTAAGTAAGGATGCCAAGACCAGAGAAGAGATCGAAGAATTTCTTAAGAAAACAGCAGCTTCCTGA
- a CDS encoding HAD family hydrolase — MKYRCLILDHDDTSVESTPHIHYPAHIEVMRQLRPGHAPATLDGWLLKNFSPGIMEYMTGELGFSKEEVKEEYRIWREFTTQHIPPFFPGYLDILREYKNSGGIITVVSHSEEDLIRRDYKHADAEDLPELVFGWDFDTEKRKPNPYPVLEILRHYKLKPEEVLILDDLKPAVEMSRRSSVPIAAAGWGHNIPEIREYMKKHCSYYLETVEEFRKLLFS; from the coding sequence TTGAAATACAGATGCCTCATACTCGACCATGATGACACATCAGTCGAAAGTACACCCCACATCCACTATCCGGCTCATATTGAAGTCATGCGCCAGCTCCGTCCCGGCCATGCACCTGCAACCCTGGATGGATGGCTGTTAAAGAACTTCTCTCCCGGTATTATGGAATACATGACAGGAGAACTCGGATTTTCAAAAGAAGAAGTTAAGGAGGAGTACAGAATATGGAGAGAATTCACTACTCAGCATATTCCGCCCTTCTTTCCAGGGTATCTGGATATACTGAGAGAATATAAAAACAGCGGCGGTATAATTACCGTAGTATCCCATTCTGAAGAGGATCTTATCCGCAGAGACTATAAACATGCAGATGCAGAAGATCTGCCGGAACTTGTATTCGGTTGGGATTTTGATACTGAAAAACGAAAACCCAATCCCTATCCTGTTCTGGAGATATTAAGACATTATAAACTTAAGCCCGAAGAGGTGCTTATTCTTGATGATCTGAAACCGGCTGTTGAAATGAGCCGCAGAAGTTCGGTTCCCATAGCGGCTGCAGGCTGGGGACACAATATCCCTGAAATCAGGGAGTATATGAAGAAGCACTGCAGCTACTATCTGGAAACTGTTGAGGAGTTCAGGAAGCTGCTGTTTTCTTAA
- a CDS encoding MORN repeat-containing protein, with protein sequence MEEFNCRGKLSSMTIESVRPDPDQPAQQEEQRLFVAKLFYDNSGLLIQRQESRKTTFYHYNDDHLLEKEVEVRNDEQISRERIYQYSAGRLLTEIQDDEKISYHYSNKDILNFTTTWSSGIQETICSYGYDEYKNVILKEIRDPEGVLLRSCRLKRNMQGLISKETVINQDNMILEQTKYEYTAFHGENWLKRESYRIEEKQDPVIIEILYRNISLASSGVESAKNQSSNSEPPEDTIISLPDHFESKPSTTAMATVESIDDAKSDIEIQEEEVIPAENEVMFKNGRYKGSVNCSNIPDGQGEFWGRDGSRYSGTFSNGHLDGNGNLLHKNGSSYTGQFKNGLPHGEGECLWPNGSRYRGQFVQGEMHGIGSFTWSDGTRFTGLFEHNKSTDQGLLENAENPGEES encoded by the coding sequence ATGGAAGAGTTCAACTGCCGTGGAAAACTGAGTTCAATGACCATCGAATCAGTCAGACCCGATCCGGATCAGCCGGCACAACAGGAAGAACAGAGGCTCTTTGTAGCCAAACTCTTTTACGACAACAGCGGTCTTCTTATCCAGAGACAGGAATCTCGAAAAACGACCTTCTACCACTACAATGATGACCATCTTCTGGAAAAAGAAGTGGAAGTCAGAAATGACGAACAGATCAGCCGTGAACGCATTTATCAATACTCTGCAGGCAGACTTCTGACTGAAATTCAGGATGATGAAAAGATCAGCTACCACTACAGCAATAAAGACATACTCAACTTTACAACAACATGGTCTTCAGGTATTCAGGAGACCATCTGTTCATACGGTTATGATGAATATAAGAATGTGATCCTCAAGGAGATCAGAGATCCCGAGGGAGTCCTACTGAGAAGCTGCCGTCTCAAGAGAAATATGCAGGGACTTATATCCAAAGAGACCGTGATAAATCAGGACAATATGATTCTGGAACAGACCAAATACGAATATACGGCCTTCCATGGTGAAAACTGGTTGAAAAGAGAGAGCTACCGGATTGAAGAGAAGCAGGATCCAGTCATTATAGAAATCCTCTATAGAAACATATCCCTGGCGTCATCAGGAGTGGAATCAGCCAAAAATCAGAGTAGTAATTCAGAACCTCCGGAAGATACCATCATATCCCTGCCCGATCATTTTGAATCAAAGCCTTCCACAACAGCTATGGCAACAGTCGAATCAATAGATGATGCAAAATCAGATATTGAGATCCAGGAAGAGGAAGTCATCCCTGCTGAAAACGAAGTAATGTTTAAAAACGGCAGATACAAAGGGTCAGTAAACTGCAGCAATATCCCCGACGGACAGGGAGAATTCTGGGGAAGGGACGGCAGCAGATACAGCGGCACATTCTCAAACGGCCATTTGGACGGCAATGGCAACCTGCTTCATAAAAACGGCAGCAGCTACACCGGACAGTTTAAAAACGGTCTGCCCCATGGTGAAGGAGAATGTCTGTGGCCCAACGGCAGCAGATACAGGGGTCAGTTTGTCCAGGGAGAGATGCATGGAATCGGATCATTCACCTGGAGTGACGGAACCAGATTCACCGGACTCTTTGAACATAATAAAAGCACCGATCAGGGACTTCTTGAAAACGCAGAGAACCCGGGAGAAGAGAGTTGA
- a CDS encoding response regulator, whose amino-acid sequence MKKVLIIDDASMYREFMQSQLTNYGFDVNAAINGLDGVSKIRSFMPDVIIMDYLLSRKSSLDVLKDKMRDPNAKDLPVIMCSANVDRKKILEVAPYGVKKFLNKPIKIDALLAALSEILGVDIRVDETPCLLDAHLNDQILFIEIARGFNNEKISLLQYKIAELLKLYKVQYPRILILLTDIQMRPEDKPKLDRLLGEVDKFVDSFNQVRILTLDEDIKNYIKYHMEYKSIEIAPSLEKAVSGLLGIKGLESMTSEQDGVQDVLLSSKDDQRGNEVFQLNFQDEGRNMTEGLKSRNLKVAVVDDDFIVHKIVAKASEKTSWSMSYYSNGRKFTEDLAQKNFDFLLLDLMMPDMDGFQVMEYLKKNSIIIPTIILSALTKKESVLKARVLGVNSYLIKPLKPEGIIDKIIDVLANQNAE is encoded by the coding sequence ATGAAAAAAGTTCTTATAATCGATGATGCATCCATGTACCGTGAGTTCATGCAGTCTCAGCTGACCAATTATGGCTTTGATGTTAATGCAGCCATTAATGGACTGGACGGAGTGTCCAAGATAAGAAGTTTCATGCCAGACGTCATTATTATGGATTATTTGCTCTCCCGTAAAAGCAGTCTTGATGTACTCAAGGACAAGATGCGGGACCCCAATGCCAAGGATCTCCCTGTTATTATGTGTTCTGCCAATGTGGACCGCAAGAAGATCCTGGAAGTCGCTCCCTATGGTGTAAAAAAATTCCTGAATAAACCCATTAAGATAGATGCTCTTCTTGCAGCTCTTTCAGAGATACTGGGTGTGGACATCAGGGTGGATGAAACTCCCTGTCTTCTTGATGCTCATCTTAATGATCAGATTCTCTTTATTGAGATTGCCAGGGGTTTTAATAACGAAAAGATCAGTCTTCTTCAATATAAAATTGCCGAACTCCTGAAGCTCTATAAGGTTCAGTATCCGCGGATTCTGATTCTTTTGACAGATATTCAGATGCGTCCCGAGGATAAGCCGAAACTGGACCGTCTGCTTGGAGAGGTTGATAAATTTGTTGACTCCTTCAATCAGGTTCGTATCCTCACTCTTGATGAGGATATCAAGAATTATATCAAATATCATATGGAGTATAAGTCAATTGAAATTGCACCTTCTCTTGAGAAGGCTGTGAGCGGACTCCTGGGAATCAAAGGCCTTGAGTCAATGACATCGGAACAGGATGGTGTTCAGGATGTACTCCTCTCCTCTAAGGATGATCAGAGGGGAAATGAGGTTTTTCAGCTTAATTTTCAGGATGAAGGAAGAAACATGACTGAAGGCCTGAAAAGCAGGAATCTTAAAGTTGCTGTTGTTGATGATGACTTTATTGTTCATAAAATCGTAGCTAAGGCCAGTGAAAAAACCAGCTGGTCCATGAGCTATTATTCAAACGGGAGGAAATTCACAGAAGATCTTGCACAGAAGAACTTTGATTTTCTTCTTCTGGATCTCATGATGCCGGATATGGACGGTTTTCAGGTGATGGAGTATCTGAAGAAGAATTCTATAATCATTCCCACAATCATACTGTCGGCTTTGACAAAAAAAGAGAGTGTCCTCAAGGCGAGAGTGCTGGGGGTTAACAGTTATCTGATTAAACCACTTAAACCGGAGGGAATTATTGATAAGATTATTGATGTCCTGGCCAATCAGAATGCGGAATAG